In Paralichthys olivaceus isolate ysfri-2021 chromosome 13, ASM2471397v2, whole genome shotgun sequence, the following are encoded in one genomic region:
- the snx10b gene encoding sorting nexin-10B isoform X2, with translation MREGTHNSQAISVWVRDPRIQKNDFWHAYIDYEICLQTDSVYFTKKISTVRRRYSEFVWLRQKLQANSLLMVQLPELPGKNPFFNLNNARQISERMKGLQDFLKQILQSPLLLSDSCLHLFLQSKLSVSKIKACAAGKTHYSVAQAVQRCGLRRFHSEDDLQKALKMCCDSDSDSSDPEPQMKDLEINKAASAASLDFMGSSQEETLSISSEST, from the exons ATGAGAGAAGGAACACACAACTCT CAGGCGATCAGTGTCTGGGTGCGAGACCCGCGGATACAAAAGAATGACTTCTGGCACGCCTACATAGACTATGAAATTTGTTTACAA ACCGACAGCGTCTACTTCACCAAGAAGATCTCCACCGTGAGGAGGAGGTACAGCGAGTTTGTATGGCTTAGGCAGAAACTACAAGCAAATTCATTGCTAAT GGTTCAGCTTCCAGAGCTGCCCGGGAAGAATCCCTTCTTCAACCTAAACAACGCCCGACAGATCTCTGAGCGTATGAAAGGGCTCCAGGATTTTCTGAAACA GATCCTGCAGAGCCCTCTGCTGTTGTCGGACAGCTGCTTGCACCTCTTCCTGCAGTCAAAGCTCAGTGTGTCCAAGATCAAGGCCTGTGCTGCTGGAAAGACCCACTACTCTGTGGCCCAGGCAGTGCAGCGCTGCGGCCTGAGAAGATTCCACTCCGAAGACGATCTGCAGAAGGCCCTGAAGATGTGCTGCGACTCTGACTCTGACAG CTCAGATCCAGAGCCTCAGATGAAAGATTTGGAAATAAACAAAGCAGCGAGTGCAGCTTCCCTCGACTTCATGGGAAGCAGCCAGGAGGAAACCCTCAGCATCTCATCTGAATCTACATGA
- the snx10b gene encoding sorting nexin-10B isoform X3, with amino-acid sequence MKTSLFNKTSHSDHCLRVSPVFSMQQAISVWVRDPRIQKNDFWHAYIDYEICLQTDSVYFTKKISTVRRRYSEFVWLRQKLQANSLLMVQLPELPGKNPFFNLNNARQISERMKGLQDFLKQILQSPLLLSDSCLHLFLQSKLSVSKIKACAAGKTHYSVAQAVQRCGLRRFHSEDDLQKALKMCCDSDSDSSDPEPQMKDLEINKAASAASLDFMGSSQEETLSISSEST; translated from the exons ATGAAAACTTccctttttaataaaacatcacattcaGACCATTGTTTGAGAGTCTCTCCTGTCTTCTCCATGCAGCAGGCGATCAGTGTCTGGGTGCGAGACCCGCGGATACAAAAGAATGACTTCTGGCACGCCTACATAGACTATGAAATTTGTTTACAA ACCGACAGCGTCTACTTCACCAAGAAGATCTCCACCGTGAGGAGGAGGTACAGCGAGTTTGTATGGCTTAGGCAGAAACTACAAGCAAATTCATTGCTAAT GGTTCAGCTTCCAGAGCTGCCCGGGAAGAATCCCTTCTTCAACCTAAACAACGCCCGACAGATCTCTGAGCGTATGAAAGGGCTCCAGGATTTTCTGAAACA GATCCTGCAGAGCCCTCTGCTGTTGTCGGACAGCTGCTTGCACCTCTTCCTGCAGTCAAAGCTCAGTGTGTCCAAGATCAAGGCCTGTGCTGCTGGAAAGACCCACTACTCTGTGGCCCAGGCAGTGCAGCGCTGCGGCCTGAGAAGATTCCACTCCGAAGACGATCTGCAGAAGGCCCTGAAGATGTGCTGCGACTCTGACTCTGACAG CTCAGATCCAGAGCCTCAGATGAAAGATTTGGAAATAAACAAAGCAGCGAGTGCAGCTTCCCTCGACTTCATGGGAAGCAGCCAGGAGGAAACCCTCAGCATCTCATCTGAATCTACATGA
- the snx10b gene encoding sorting nexin-10B isoform X1, translating to MREGTHNSVSQQAISVWVRDPRIQKNDFWHAYIDYEICLQTDSVYFTKKISTVRRRYSEFVWLRQKLQANSLLMVQLPELPGKNPFFNLNNARQISERMKGLQDFLKQILQSPLLLSDSCLHLFLQSKLSVSKIKACAAGKTHYSVAQAVQRCGLRRFHSEDDLQKALKMCCDSDSDSSDPEPQMKDLEINKAASAASLDFMGSSQEETLSISSEST from the exons ATGAGAGAAGGAACACACAACTCTGTGAGTCAG CAGGCGATCAGTGTCTGGGTGCGAGACCCGCGGATACAAAAGAATGACTTCTGGCACGCCTACATAGACTATGAAATTTGTTTACAA ACCGACAGCGTCTACTTCACCAAGAAGATCTCCACCGTGAGGAGGAGGTACAGCGAGTTTGTATGGCTTAGGCAGAAACTACAAGCAAATTCATTGCTAAT GGTTCAGCTTCCAGAGCTGCCCGGGAAGAATCCCTTCTTCAACCTAAACAACGCCCGACAGATCTCTGAGCGTATGAAAGGGCTCCAGGATTTTCTGAAACA GATCCTGCAGAGCCCTCTGCTGTTGTCGGACAGCTGCTTGCACCTCTTCCTGCAGTCAAAGCTCAGTGTGTCCAAGATCAAGGCCTGTGCTGCTGGAAAGACCCACTACTCTGTGGCCCAGGCAGTGCAGCGCTGCGGCCTGAGAAGATTCCACTCCGAAGACGATCTGCAGAAGGCCCTGAAGATGTGCTGCGACTCTGACTCTGACAG CTCAGATCCAGAGCCTCAGATGAAAGATTTGGAAATAAACAAAGCAGCGAGTGCAGCTTCCCTCGACTTCATGGGAAGCAGCCAGGAGGAAACCCTCAGCATCTCATCTGAATCTACATGA